The following proteins come from a genomic window of Halorussus halophilus:
- a CDS encoding MBL fold metallo-hydrolase, producing the protein MRVTFLGTGSAMPTGERYQTGLFVEEDGRSVLLDCGSGVLHRLQQSGIGYENVSTVLLTHHHLDHVSDLLPLLKARWLSGEEHLEVVGPDGTKALLDDLLDVHDYLQGRVDLQVREVGPHEFTVGGFDVEGFETRHSMPCLAYRFGDEFTFSADSEAFEGLANFADGSEVLVHDCSFPDEVDVANHPTPSQLGEALGESGADIGKVFLTHLYPHTEGKHEEMLESIEREYDGDVSFAEDLRTVEL; encoded by the coding sequence ATGCGCGTCACGTTTCTCGGCACCGGAAGCGCGATGCCGACTGGCGAGCGGTATCAGACGGGACTGTTCGTCGAAGAAGACGGTCGCAGCGTTCTGCTCGACTGTGGGAGCGGCGTCCTCCACCGACTCCAGCAGTCCGGCATCGGGTACGAGAACGTCTCGACCGTACTGTTGACGCACCACCACCTCGACCACGTGTCGGACCTGCTTCCGCTACTGAAAGCCCGCTGGCTCTCGGGCGAAGAGCATCTGGAAGTCGTCGGCCCCGACGGGACGAAGGCGTTGCTGGACGACCTGCTCGACGTTCACGATTATCTGCAAGGACGAGTCGATTTGCAAGTGCGGGAGGTCGGACCGCACGAGTTCACCGTCGGCGGGTTCGACGTGGAGGGGTTCGAAACCCGTCACTCGATGCCGTGTCTAGCCTACCGATTCGGGGACGAGTTCACCTTCAGCGCCGACAGCGAGGCGTTCGAGGGACTGGCCAACTTCGCGGATGGCTCGGAGGTACTGGTCCACGACTGCTCGTTCCCCGACGAGGTGGACGTTGCGAACCACCCGACACCGAGCCAGTTGGGCGAGGCGCTGGGAGAGTCCGGCGCAGACATCGGGAAGGTGTTTCTGACGCACCTCTACCCGCACACGGAGGGCAAACACGAGGAGATGCTGGAGTCCATCGAGCGCGAGTACGACGGGGATGTGAGTTTCGCAGAGGATTTGCGGACTGTCGAGTTGTAA
- a CDS encoding mRNA surveillance protein pelota produces MQVKSREPADAGRERITVVPESLDDLWHLTYVLEPGDLVSGDTTRRIQRNDDQMRDTGGEREHMYITLEVEDSEFHKFANRLRIGGVIADCSREDQLGQHHTLNVEETKEITIEKVWKADQLDRLEEAEAATENPDVAIATVEEGEAHIHTVAQYGTEEYADFTGTTGKGEYARGRDELFAQLTDALSRMDVDAIVLAGPGFTKQDAYKYIEDNAPDITEKISMVDTSAVGDRGVHEVLKRGAVEEVQQETRIAEEAELVDELMARIGEGARAAYGIEQVKQASDYGAIEQLLILDERLRHERGTDGEWDLDVNELITDVERKGGDVTVFSSEFAPGDQLEGFGGIAALLRYRLE; encoded by the coding sequence ATGCAAGTAAAGAGCCGCGAGCCTGCGGACGCGGGCCGCGAGCGAATCACGGTCGTCCCCGAGAGTCTGGACGACCTGTGGCACCTCACCTACGTCCTCGAACCGGGTGATTTGGTCTCCGGTGACACGACACGGCGCATCCAGCGGAACGACGACCAGATGCGCGACACAGGCGGGGAGCGCGAACACATGTACATCACGCTCGAAGTCGAAGACAGCGAGTTCCACAAGTTCGCCAACCGTCTGCGAATCGGCGGCGTCATCGCCGACTGCTCCCGGGAGGACCAACTCGGGCAGCACCACACGCTCAACGTCGAGGAGACCAAGGAGATAACCATCGAGAAGGTCTGGAAGGCCGACCAACTCGACCGTTTGGAGGAGGCCGAAGCCGCGACAGAGAACCCCGACGTGGCCATCGCAACTGTCGAAGAAGGCGAAGCCCACATCCACACCGTCGCCCAGTACGGTACCGAGGAGTACGCCGACTTCACTGGCACGACAGGGAAAGGCGAGTACGCTCGCGGCCGCGACGAACTGTTCGCCCAACTCACCGACGCCCTCTCGCGAATGGACGTAGACGCAATCGTTCTCGCCGGGCCGGGCTTCACGAAGCAGGACGCCTACAAGTACATCGAGGACAACGCGCCCGACATCACGGAGAAGATTTCGATGGTCGATACCAGCGCCGTCGGCGACCGGGGCGTCCACGAAGTCCTCAAGCGCGGCGCGGTCGAAGAAGTCCAGCAGGAGACGCGAATCGCCGAGGAAGCCGAACTCGTGGACGAACTGATGGCCCGCATCGGCGAGGGCGCGAGGGCCGCCTACGGCATCGAACAGGTCAAGCAGGCCAGCGACTACGGCGCGATAGAGCAGTTGCTGATTCTGGACGAGCGACTGCGACACGAGCGCGGCACGGACGGCGAGTGGGACCTCGACGTGAACGAACTCATCACCGACGTCGAGCGCAAGGGTGGTGACGTGACCGTCTTCTCCAGCGAGTTCGCTCCGGGCGACCAACTCGAAGGCTTCGGCGGCATCGCCGCACTCCTCCGATACAGGCTCGAATAG
- a CDS encoding helix-turn-helix domain-containing protein, protein MTTMAEIHVPAETTVLAEAFERLPTLDVRMENVVATEQGEVMPFVWLSGGTEREIESALTADPTATEIRKVDSSEDEYLYKVTFVDGIHVLTEIIFECDGTILEATGRNRSWTLLLRFPERERFARAYEQFERYDFRVEILDIHTPDADSNGRGTLTEEQHEILREAYELGHYEVPRGTTLDSIADELGISRQAASERLRRAHRGVVGEYLSGESDGAA, encoded by the coding sequence ATGACGACGATGGCGGAAATCCACGTTCCTGCGGAGACAACTGTCCTCGCCGAAGCGTTCGAGCGCCTTCCGACCCTCGACGTTCGAATGGAGAACGTCGTCGCTACCGAACAGGGTGAAGTGATGCCGTTCGTCTGGCTCTCCGGTGGGACCGAACGAGAAATCGAGAGCGCACTCACAGCGGACCCGACCGCGACCGAAATCAGAAAGGTCGATTCGAGCGAAGACGAGTACCTTTACAAAGTCACGTTCGTGGACGGCATCCACGTTCTCACCGAAATCATCTTCGAGTGCGACGGGACCATCCTCGAAGCGACGGGACGAAACCGGTCGTGGACGCTCCTGTTGCGGTTCCCGGAACGAGAACGCTTCGCTCGCGCGTACGAACAGTTCGAGCGGTACGACTTCCGCGTCGAGATACTGGACATCCACACGCCCGACGCTGATTCGAACGGCCGCGGGACGCTCACCGAGGAACAACACGAGATACTGCGCGAAGCCTACGAGTTGGGTCACTACGAGGTGCCTCGGGGGACGACCCTCGATAGTATAGCAGACGAACTCGGCATCTCACGACAAGCGGCCTCGGAACGATTACGCCGAGCGCACCGCGGCGTCGTCGGGGAATACCTCTCCGGCGAGTCCGACGGGGCGGCCTGA
- a CDS encoding SRPBCC family protein, producing the protein MANSLTTETNVGRTPDGRRLEVSRVVDAPADRLWTLLTETAYWPEWGPSVMAVDCPSHRIRAGTTGRVKVVPGVWVRFEVTDCELYRWTWRVLGIPATGHRVEPLDGNCRVVFELPLFGAGYAPVCALALERLARLA; encoded by the coding sequence ATGGCCAACTCACTCACGACCGAAACGAATGTCGGTCGGACGCCCGACGGACGGCGACTCGAAGTCTCGCGAGTCGTGGACGCGCCCGCCGACCGACTCTGGACGTTGCTGACCGAGACCGCCTACTGGCCCGAGTGGGGACCGTCGGTGATGGCCGTCGATTGTCCGTCCCATCGGATTCGGGCAGGGACGACCGGCCGGGTAAAAGTCGTTCCCGGCGTCTGGGTCCGCTTCGAAGTGACCGACTGCGAACTGTACCGCTGGACGTGGCGCGTGCTTGGGATTCCGGCGACAGGGCACCGCGTCGAACCGCTCGACGGAAACTGCCGCGTCGTCTTCGAGTTGCCACTGTTCGGGGCAGGCTACGCACCGGTCTGTGCGCTCGCACTCGAACGATTGGCTCGACTGGCCTGA
- a CDS encoding RDD family protein, with translation MSGYPREPTREDTDVIGARIGAQIIDNVLMLVIFFGAVFLYMAVGSATGSEGVFTGFGFLLGGGVALFYRFFLEGYWDGYTVGKKLFGIKVVKEDGRPCSYGASFGRNLLRIIDGMFYFAVGFIFMAMSDERQRLGDRVANTVVVREEPSRAPETQREREMEASRELSFDS, from the coding sequence ATGTCTGGATATCCACGGGAACCTACCCGAGAAGACACGGACGTCATCGGTGCGCGTATCGGAGCCCAAATCATCGACAACGTCCTCATGCTCGTCATCTTCTTTGGGGCGGTGTTCTTGTACATGGCAGTTGGCAGCGCAACCGGCAGCGAGGGCGTGTTCACCGGCTTCGGCTTCCTCCTCGGCGGCGGTGTCGCCTTGTTCTACAGGTTCTTCCTCGAAGGCTACTGGGACGGATACACCGTCGGCAAGAAACTGTTCGGAATCAAAGTCGTCAAAGAAGACGGGCGGCCCTGTAGTTACGGCGCGTCGTTCGGCCGTAACCTCCTCAGAATTATCGACGGCATGTTCTACTTTGCCGTCGGGTTCATCTTCATGGCGATGAGCGACGAGCGACAGCGACTCGGCGACCGCGTCGCCAACACGGTCGTCGTGCGCGAAGAGCCGTCGAGAGCTCCGGAGACTCAACGCGAGCGAGAGATGGAAGCTTCGCGCGAACTGTCGTTCGATAGCTAA